A part of Miscanthus floridulus cultivar M001 chromosome 6, ASM1932011v1, whole genome shotgun sequence genomic DNA contains:
- the LOC136457694 gene encoding uncharacterized protein, with protein sequence MEVLLSVLAEFIGYIKSKHSRMDQSRGLLRQLVRAVVDAAEGGAGAAVRDESFSASLQVSRSEALRGQEVLDAAAVASSARRFLAALFVCSAEVDRLTKAVEDDIFVRVLSLDAARAAATEDDMDVDRDAAATEDYMDVDGRPEPGARHRKEGSGRSCASAGSVAALLPSPGAKRKRVCGGGEVDTVQPQKRRLLAWTRSHQRLRSGFGRVSSAARKPPPAALPRSRTARTVALAYSRFRRRIGRPTTTRHRPQPSLGQHLSRITL encoded by the coding sequence ATGGAGGTCCTCTTATCGGTGCTGGCCGAGTTCATCGGCTACATTAAGTCGAAGCACTCACGGATGGACCAGAGCCGGGGCCTCCTGCGCCAGCTGGTGCGCGCGGTGGTCGACGCCGCCGAGGGCGGCGCGGGGGCGGCCGTGCGGGACGAGTCGTTCTCGGCCTCGCTGCAGGTGTCCCGATCCGAGGCGCTGCGGGGGCAGGAGGTGCTCGACGCCGCGGCCGTCGCCAGCTCCGCCCGCCGCTTCCTTGCGGCGCTCTTTGTCTGCAGCGCCGAGGTGGACCGCCTCACGAAGGCCGTCGAGGACGACATATTCGTCAGGGTTCTCAGCCTGGACGCCGCCCGGGCCGCCGCCACGGAGGACGACATGGACGTCGACAGGGACGCCGCCGCCACGGAGGACTACATGGACGTCGACGGGCGCCCGGAGCCCGGTGCTCGCCACCGGAAGGAGGGGAGCGGCCGCAGCTGCGCGTCCGCGGGCTCCGTCGCGGCCCTCCTCCCCTCGCCTGGCGCCAAGAGAAAACGCGTGTGTGGCGGCGGCGAGGTCGACACGGTGCAGCCACAGAAGCGGCGGCTCCTGGCGTGGACGCGGTCGCACCAGCGGCTCCGGTCCGGCTTCGGCAGGGTCTCCTCCGCAGCTCGtaagccgccgccggcggcgttgCCTCGCTCGCGTACGGCTCGGACGGTGGCATTGGCGTATTCTAGGTTTCGACGCCGCATCGGAAGGCCGACGACGACGAGGCACCGGCCGCAGCCCAGTCTCGGACAACACTTGTCGCGGATTACGTTGTAG